The Rhizobium brockwellii genome window below encodes:
- a CDS encoding GbsR/MarR family transcriptional regulator, with amino-acid sequence MNLPPLVQSFVLHFGEMGSRWGINRTVGQIYALLFVSPAPVCAEEIAESLGISRSNVSMSLRELQAWNLVILKHKPDDRRDFFTTPDDVWQILRTLAEERKKREVDPTLSVLREILMQRPASDAERHAQQRMSEMHTLIEQLTHWYEDVKQLETERLATLLSLGAKVTKLLEAKDRVVSLGRSRRPYSANKS; translated from the coding sequence ATGAACCTTCCGCCTCTCGTCCAGTCCTTCGTTCTCCATTTCGGCGAAATGGGATCGCGCTGGGGAATCAACCGCACCGTCGGCCAGATCTATGCCCTGCTCTTCGTTTCGCCCGCACCCGTCTGCGCGGAGGAGATCGCCGAGTCGCTCGGGATCTCGCGCTCCAATGTTTCGATGAGCCTGCGCGAACTGCAGGCCTGGAACCTTGTCATCCTGAAACACAAGCCGGACGACCGCCGCGATTTCTTCACCACGCCTGATGATGTCTGGCAGATATTGAGGACGCTTGCCGAGGAGCGAAAGAAGCGTGAAGTCGATCCGACGCTGTCGGTTCTGCGTGAGATCCTGATGCAGCGGCCGGCCAGCGACGCCGAGCGGCATGCGCAGCAACGGATGAGCGAGATGCACACGCTGATCGAGCAACTGACGCATTGGTATGAAGATGTAAAACAACTTGAAACAGAAAGGCTCGCAACGCTACTCTCGCTTGGCGCGAAAGTGACCAAGCTTCTGGAGGCCAAGGACCGAGTCGTTTCGCTCGGCCGTAGCCGCCGGCCATATTCTGCGAACAAGAGTTAG
- a CDS encoding HupE/UreJ family protein, whose amino-acid sequence MKSAIKSGLLALAAAALPTVASAHPAIGEAAGFSHGFAHPMSGLDHVLAMVMVGVFAFQLGGRATWLVPTTFVLVMALGGALGVAGINVPFVEIGIALSVVVLGAVVALNVKAPLAAALGIVGLFAIFHGHAHGSEMPENFAGAAYAAGFMAATALLHVAGLALGYVIGRAGERQGVFVTRTAGGIAAIAGVGILTGLI is encoded by the coding sequence ATGAAATCAGCAATCAAGAGCGGCCTGCTTGCCTTGGCTGCCGCAGCGCTTCCAACCGTCGCCTCCGCCCATCCCGCGATCGGCGAAGCTGCCGGCTTCAGCCATGGCTTTGCCCATCCGATGTCTGGCCTCGATCATGTCCTCGCCATGGTGATGGTCGGTGTTTTCGCATTTCAGCTCGGTGGCCGCGCCACCTGGCTCGTGCCGACGACCTTCGTTCTGGTGATGGCACTCGGTGGTGCTCTCGGCGTTGCCGGCATCAACGTTCCCTTCGTTGAAATTGGCATCGCGCTTTCCGTCGTCGTCCTCGGCGCCGTTGTTGCGCTCAACGTAAAGGCGCCGCTCGCCGCAGCACTCGGCATCGTCGGCCTCTTCGCCATCTTCCACGGTCACGCACATGGCTCCGAAATGCCGGAAAATTTCGCCGGTGCCGCTTATGCCGCGGGCTTCATGGCCGCGACGGCGCTGCTGCATGTCGCCGGTCTCGCCCTTGGTTACGTCATTGGCCGCGCCGGTGAACGCCAGGGCGTCTTCGTGACGCGCACGGCAGGTGGTATTGCCGCCATTGCTGGCGTCGGCATCCTGACCGGCTTGATCTAA
- a CDS encoding hydroxyacid dehydrogenase gives MTNTERPLAISAPEPRTLDLIFSDKARAELRAKYEIVEADPENIAGLGDEILGRARYIIGQPPLSTDTLGRMPALRSILNVESNLLNNMPYDVLFQRGIHVVTTGQVFAEPVAEIGLGFALALARDIVDADVAFRQGTELWGGEGNSSARLLAGSEIGIVGFGDLGKALRRLLSGFRARIRVFDPWLPRSILEENGVEPASLDDVLTKSDFVFVVAAVTSENKGFLSTEAFASMRKGAAFILLSRADVVNFDALMAAVSSGHIVAASDVYPEEPLPPDHPVRSLKGFIRSAHRAGALDSAFKKMGDMVLEDMDLMDRGLPPMRCKRAERETVSRMRSKPVAVN, from the coding sequence ATGACGAATACCGAACGGCCGCTGGCGATCAGCGCGCCCGAACCGCGCACGCTCGATTTGATCTTCAGCGACAAGGCGCGCGCTGAACTGCGTGCGAAATACGAGATCGTCGAGGCCGATCCCGAGAATATCGCCGGGCTCGGCGACGAGATCCTGGGCAGGGCACGCTACATCATCGGCCAGCCGCCGCTTTCGACGGACACGCTGGGACGTATGCCGGCCTTGCGCTCGATCCTCAATGTCGAAAGCAATCTTCTCAACAACATGCCCTATGACGTGCTCTTCCAGCGCGGCATCCATGTCGTCACGACAGGCCAGGTCTTTGCCGAGCCGGTCGCCGAAATCGGTCTCGGCTTCGCACTGGCCTTGGCGCGCGATATCGTCGATGCGGACGTCGCCTTCCGCCAGGGCACCGAACTCTGGGGCGGCGAGGGCAATTCGAGTGCGCGGCTGCTCGCCGGTTCCGAGATCGGCATCGTCGGCTTCGGCGATCTTGGCAAGGCGCTGCGCCGTCTCCTGTCCGGCTTCAGGGCGCGCATCAGAGTATTCGATCCCTGGCTGCCGCGCTCTATCCTCGAGGAAAACGGCGTCGAGCCGGCAAGCCTGGACGATGTCCTGACGAAGAGCGATTTCGTCTTCGTCGTCGCCGCCGTCACCAGCGAAAACAAGGGATTTCTCAGCACGGAGGCCTTTGCCAGCATGCGCAAAGGCGCGGCCTTCATCCTTCTCAGCCGCGCCGATGTCGTCAATTTCGATGCGCTGATGGCCGCCGTCTCGTCGGGCCATATCGTCGCGGCGAGCGACGTCTACCCTGAAGAGCCGCTGCCGCCCGATCATCCGGTGCGGAGCCTGAAAGGTTTCATCCGCTCGGCGCATAGGGCTGGCGCCCTCGACAGCGCCTTCAAGAAGATGGGCGACATGGTGCTCGAAGACATGGACCTGATGGATCGCGGCCTGCCGCCGATGCGCTGCAAGCGGGCCGAACGCGAGACGGTCTCCCGCATGCGTTCCAAACCGGTGGCGGTGAATTAG
- a CDS encoding Tim44 domain-containing protein yields the protein MPSAVSRFAKIAAIAALTSATVFASLDDAEARRAGSGGFGSRGTRTFQAPPVTSTAPGATAPIERSMTPRSQTTAPATAQQPLGAQRPGLFGGFGRSMIGGLIAGGLLGMLLGHGFGGGFGLLGMLLQIALIGGAVMLAMRYFANRRQPSYGVGGQSQSYNMSPTNKSSFQIPTIGSGAGSGQPSRSNRPSDEIGLAQADLDQFEELLTQVQTAYGAEDYGTLRRLTTPEAMSYLAEELGENATNGVRNRVSDVKLLQGDIAEAWREDGQEFATLAMRYSSVDAMVERDSGRVVSGDDRRPSLSTEVWTFVRKSGADWKLAAIQGAEERAA from the coding sequence ATGCCGAGTGCTGTTTCGCGTTTTGCCAAGATCGCGGCCATTGCCGCTCTGACGAGCGCTACCGTTTTTGCTTCCCTTGACGATGCAGAAGCGCGCCGCGCCGGCAGCGGCGGTTTCGGAAGCCGCGGCACGCGCACTTTCCAGGCCCCGCCGGTCACCAGCACCGCACCTGGGGCCACAGCACCGATCGAACGGTCGATGACGCCGCGTTCGCAGACCACGGCACCCGCTACCGCGCAGCAGCCTCTCGGCGCCCAGCGCCCTGGCTTATTTGGCGGTTTCGGCCGTTCTATGATCGGCGGCCTGATTGCCGGCGGCCTTCTCGGCATGCTGCTCGGTCACGGTTTCGGCGGCGGCTTCGGCTTGCTCGGCATGTTGCTGCAGATCGCGCTGATCGGCGGCGCCGTCATGCTCGCCATGCGTTATTTCGCCAACCGCCGCCAGCCCTCCTACGGCGTCGGCGGCCAGAGCCAGTCCTATAACATGTCGCCCACGAATAAGTCGTCCTTCCAGATCCCAACGATCGGTTCGGGCGCCGGTTCCGGCCAGCCGTCTCGCAGCAATCGGCCGAGTGACGAGATCGGGCTAGCGCAGGCCGATCTCGATCAGTTCGAGGAACTGCTGACCCAAGTGCAGACCGCTTACGGCGCTGAGGATTACGGCACGCTGCGCCGGCTGACGACGCCGGAGGCGATGTCCTATCTTGCCGAGGAACTCGGCGAAAACGCTACCAACGGCGTGCGCAACCGCGTCTCCGACGTCAAGCTGCTGCAAGGCGATATCGCCGAAGCCTGGCGCGAAGACGGCCAGGAATTTGCGACGCTCGCCATGCGTTATTCCTCGGTTGACGCCATGGTCGAACGCGACAGCGGCCGTGTCGTTTCCGGCGACGACCGCCGTCCGAGTCTAAGCACCGAGGTTTGGACCTTCGTGCGTAAGTCCGGCGCCGACTGGAAGCTTGCGGCGATCCAGGGTGCGGAGGAGCGCGCCGCCTGA
- a CDS encoding YbaK/EbsC family protein: protein MSLESVRAFLSVHAPDIEIIETAESSSTVALAAEAHGVEPAQIAKTICLRVGEQMMLVVAGGTARLDNRKFKDTFGAKARMLDAEEVAAVTGHPVGGVCPFGLPSPLPIYCDISLKRFDEVVPAAGSTNSAVRIETGRLAELTGASWVDVCQ from the coding sequence ATGAGCCTTGAATCTGTCCGCGCCTTCCTCAGCGTCCACGCACCCGATATCGAAATCATCGAAACCGCCGAGAGCTCCTCGACGGTTGCGCTTGCCGCCGAAGCCCATGGCGTCGAGCCGGCCCAGATCGCCAAGACGATTTGCCTTCGCGTCGGCGAGCAGATGATGCTGGTCGTAGCCGGAGGCACGGCGCGGCTCGACAATCGTAAGTTCAAGGACACGTTTGGAGCCAAGGCGCGCATGCTCGATGCCGAAGAGGTTGCGGCCGTCACCGGCCATCCGGTCGGCGGCGTCTGCCCCTTCGGCCTGCCTTCACCGCTGCCCATCTATTGCGATATCTCATTGAAACGCTTCGATGAAGTTGTACCGGCGGCCGGCTCGACGAACTCGGCCGTGCGCATCGAAACCGGACGTCTGGCGGAGCTGACCGGCGCCAGTTGGGTCGACGTTTGCCAGTAA
- a CDS encoding extracellular solute-binding protein, with translation MTILPTLKSLAVAAAILASTSAIALAKDVHISVWAGGTGPNDVYRLDAIEIAAQQLQREAALKGEDLKITVEKKPYSAWEDFKQALTLAAEAKTAPNIVVSGHEDIAPWSQAGLIVPIEDYVDLDSWPLSDIYENLLQIASYNGTVYGIPQDAESRPMFFWKPYMKAIGYSDADLDALPQSVQDGKYTMKNLLEDAKKMQDKGLVQPGYGFYPRTSNGPDYWQFYTSFGGTMEEGGKLVFDKAAMTRTYQFFADAVKSGVTKKNHIGMPGDQWWKEVATGKAGIWDGGTWHYARLVNQEGLKDFFGNVIFTLIPAGEGGKANTLTHPLVYLLTAGHDQEDTEIAAQLVKIASEPRINALHAVKSAHLGISKSESTVEFYSADRWTREATERLLPHANAMPNNSDFGKYWNIMWKNLEASWTGAKTVDAAVSDAESELKSTLGDKIVIR, from the coding sequence ATGACTATTTTGCCGACACTGAAATCCCTTGCCGTCGCAGCCGCCATCCTGGCGTCGACCTCTGCAATTGCGCTCGCCAAGGACGTTCACATCAGCGTCTGGGCCGGCGGCACCGGCCCGAACGACGTCTATCGCCTCGACGCCATCGAGATCGCAGCCCAGCAGCTGCAGCGTGAAGCCGCACTCAAGGGCGAAGACCTGAAGATCACCGTCGAAAAGAAGCCTTATTCGGCCTGGGAGGACTTCAAGCAGGCGCTGACCCTTGCCGCTGAAGCCAAGACCGCTCCGAATATCGTCGTCAGCGGCCATGAAGACATAGCACCCTGGTCGCAGGCCGGGCTGATCGTTCCGATCGAGGATTATGTCGATCTCGACTCTTGGCCGCTCAGTGACATCTATGAAAACCTGTTGCAGATCGCGTCCTATAACGGCACCGTCTACGGTATCCCGCAGGACGCCGAATCCCGTCCGATGTTCTTCTGGAAGCCTTACATGAAGGCGATCGGTTACAGCGATGCCGATCTGGATGCGCTGCCGCAGAGCGTCCAGGACGGCAAGTACACCATGAAGAACCTGCTCGAAGACGCCAAGAAGATGCAGGACAAGGGCCTCGTCCAGCCCGGCTATGGTTTCTATCCGCGCACCAGCAACGGCCCTGATTACTGGCAGTTCTACACCAGCTTCGGCGGCACGATGGAAGAAGGCGGCAAGCTCGTTTTCGACAAGGCCGCGATGACCCGCACCTATCAGTTCTTCGCCGATGCCGTGAAGAGCGGTGTTACCAAGAAGAACCACATCGGCATGCCGGGCGACCAGTGGTGGAAGGAAGTCGCCACCGGCAAGGCCGGCATCTGGGACGGCGGCACCTGGCACTATGCTCGCCTCGTCAACCAGGAAGGCCTGAAGGACTTCTTCGGCAACGTGATCTTCACGCTGATCCCCGCCGGCGAAGGCGGCAAGGCCAACACGCTGACCCATCCGCTCGTCTACCTGCTAACCGCAGGTCACGACCAGGAAGACACCGAGATCGCCGCCCAGTTGGTCAAGATCGCCTCCGAGCCACGCATCAACGCGCTGCATGCAGTCAAATCGGCCCATCTCGGCATCTCCAAGTCGGAATCCACCGTCGAATTCTATTCGGCCGACCGCTGGACCCGCGAAGCTACCGAGCGCCTGCTGCCGCATGCCAATGCGATGCCGAACAATTCCGATTTCGGCAAATATTGGAACATCATGTGGAAGAACCTTGAAGCATCCTGGACCGGCGCCAAGACCGTAGACGCCGCGGTCAGTGATGCAGAGAGCGAGCTGAAGAGCACGCTCGGCGACAAGATCGTCATCCGCTAA
- a CDS encoding carbohydrate ABC transporter permease — MKSSRTLGLVMIAPAAIMIVLFFLMPVVLTAVFSMTSMTTATGISGGVYQIAPNSLIALKSAIPDIAAEMAEPRYTIDEAGLKAVEGLGLAPGIAGELRAKHAGEVFTARRDVERMLKELADRPSTRDVKQISEQFNRSVLNTRFDSKEQLFSALDSLGFKLTPEQKETVAKVTYTGWVWTTDNFSRMTTSPDMARVLLNTVLYVALVLMLFNVGYALLLAIWTHYMPPTPASIFRGIWLLPRITPVVIYVMLWKWLAWDTGFISILMGKFGYPPKNYLLDNAYNAWFFVVLINGFIGASMGMLVFSSAMKAIPKSQFYASEVDGASRWQQIRYIILPQMRWPILFVTCYQTLSLLASFNEILLATNGGPGNATEVWALSAYHTALRNYAGNLEYGLGAAMALVLVVIGVTLSLLYLRVFNYGTLVAKPLIED, encoded by the coding sequence ATGAAATCGTCCAGAACGCTCGGACTGGTGATGATCGCGCCTGCGGCGATCATGATCGTTCTTTTCTTCCTGATGCCGGTCGTTCTGACGGCGGTCTTTTCGATGACCAGCATGACGACGGCGACCGGTATTTCCGGCGGCGTCTATCAGATCGCACCCAACTCGCTGATTGCGCTAAAATCGGCAATACCGGACATTGCCGCCGAGATGGCCGAACCGCGTTACACGATCGACGAGGCGGGCCTCAAGGCCGTCGAAGGACTCGGGCTTGCGCCGGGGATTGCTGGGGAATTGCGCGCCAAACATGCAGGTGAGGTGTTCACGGCACGCCGCGACGTCGAGCGCATGCTCAAGGAGCTCGCCGACCGGCCTTCGACGCGCGACGTCAAACAGATTTCCGAACAGTTCAACCGCTCTGTTCTCAACACCCGCTTCGACAGCAAGGAGCAGCTCTTTTCGGCGCTGGACAGTCTGGGTTTCAAACTCACACCCGAGCAGAAGGAAACGGTCGCCAAGGTCACTTATACCGGCTGGGTCTGGACGACCGACAATTTCTCGCGCATGACCACCTCACCCGACATGGCGCGCGTGCTCTTGAATACCGTGCTCTACGTCGCGCTGGTGCTGATGCTGTTCAATGTCGGCTATGCGCTGCTGCTGGCGATCTGGACGCATTACATGCCGCCGACGCCGGCCTCGATCTTCCGCGGCATCTGGCTCCTGCCGCGCATCACCCCCGTCGTCATCTATGTCATGCTATGGAAGTGGCTTGCCTGGGACACCGGGTTCATTTCGATCCTGATGGGCAAATTCGGCTATCCGCCAAAGAACTACCTTCTCGACAACGCTTACAACGCCTGGTTCTTCGTTGTGTTGATCAACGGCTTCATCGGCGCCTCGATGGGCATGCTGGTCTTCTCCTCGGCGATGAAGGCCATTCCGAAGAGCCAGTTCTATGCGAGCGAGGTCGACGGCGCCTCGCGCTGGCAGCAGATCCGCTACATCATCCTGCCGCAGATGCGCTGGCCGATCCTCTTCGTCACCTGCTACCAGACGCTGTCGCTGCTTGCCTCCTTCAATGAAATCCTGCTTGCCACCAATGGCGGACCGGGCAATGCGACCGAGGTCTGGGCGCTGTCCGCCTATCACACTGCGCTGAGGAACTACGCCGGCAACCTCGAATACGGCTTGGGTGCCGCCATGGCTTTGGTGCTCGTCGTCATCGGCGTGACGCTGTCGCTCCTCTATCTGCGCGTTTTCAACTACGGCACGCTTGTCGCCAAGCCCTTGATCGAGGATTGA
- a CDS encoding carbohydrate ABC transporter permease translates to MAERSQPSANYRSWPVITALTIVSLPLLLMYVYLFLDTVTVKQADALLPSGLTLDHWRFLWQTTEGKANIWQVTVNTLLFAACTTSLVLIVSSMAGYVLSRLNVPARGFFLAGVMVLHAFPSVTLIIAIFIVLQMIGLYNSLIGVILVKAAIDLPLGIWLMKGFYDTVPWEIEMAGVVDGASRFRVWRSLVLPQVKPGIMALGLFSFLSGWGEFILPQVLAPGNQVQVLSVYLAAFLADDNNYDFNMFKAVGVFYLVPVLIVYALFNKYLMNIYGGGSKG, encoded by the coding sequence ATGGCCGAACGATCGCAGCCCTCGGCAAATTACCGCAGCTGGCCTGTCATAACGGCGCTGACCATCGTCAGCCTGCCGCTGCTGCTGATGTATGTCTATCTCTTCCTCGACACCGTAACCGTGAAGCAGGCAGATGCGTTGCTGCCCTCCGGCTTGACGCTCGACCACTGGCGCTTCCTGTGGCAGACCACGGAAGGCAAGGCGAACATCTGGCAGGTGACTGTGAATACGCTGCTCTTTGCCGCCTGCACCACCAGCCTCGTGCTCATCGTCTCGTCGATGGCGGGCTATGTGCTGTCACGGCTGAACGTGCCGGCGCGCGGCTTCTTCCTTGCCGGCGTCATGGTGCTGCATGCCTTCCCGTCGGTGACGCTGATCATCGCCATCTTCATCGTGTTGCAGATGATCGGCCTCTACAATTCGCTGATCGGCGTCATCCTGGTGAAGGCGGCGATTGACCTGCCGCTCGGCATCTGGCTGATGAAGGGCTTCTACGACACCGTGCCGTGGGAAATCGAAATGGCCGGCGTCGTCGACGGCGCCTCGCGCTTCCGGGTCTGGCGCAGCCTCGTGCTGCCGCAGGTCAAGCCCGGCATCATGGCGCTTGGCCTCTTCTCTTTCCTCTCCGGCTGGGGCGAGTTCATTCTGCCGCAGGTGCTGGCGCCTGGTAATCAGGTGCAGGTGCTTTCGGTCTATCTCGCGGCCTTCCTCGCCGACGATAATAACTATGATTTCAACATGTTCAAAGCAGTCGGCGTCTTCTACCTCGTTCCGGTGCTGATCGTTTACGCGCTCTTCAACAAATACCTCATGAACATCTATGGCGGCGGGAGCAAAGGCTGA
- a CDS encoding ABC transporter ATP-binding protein, which yields MRILLDNFSKSFGSTKVIENMTLEVRNGEMLALLGPSGCGKSTTLFSVCGIHRPSGGRILFGDRDVTDLPSQARNVGVVFQSYALYPHMTVTENIGFPLKVKGMPAAEIRKEVDLIAALVQIGNLMGRRPAELSGGQQQRVALARALIRKPDVLLLDEPLANLDAKLRLEMRSEIRRLQRETGITAILVTHDQVEAMSMCDRIAIMKEGEIVQIATPAEMYNDPKTAFVAGFLGNPPITFLRGVVDKGAFTIPQSEIRVPLPDTVGAAEGTKLMLGVRPEHFTPAGDIAVPGKVTFAETQGRENLYDVALAGGPLLRSIQPVRSDVHVGDDVRWAIDSRGIFVFDENGRRL from the coding sequence ATGCGCATCCTCCTCGACAATTTCTCGAAGAGCTTCGGCTCCACCAAGGTCATCGAGAACATGACCCTCGAAGTCCGCAACGGCGAGATGCTGGCGCTGCTCGGCCCTTCCGGCTGCGGCAAATCGACGACGCTGTTTTCCGTCTGCGGTATCCATCGGCCAAGCGGCGGACGCATCCTCTTCGGCGACCGCGACGTCACCGACCTGCCGAGCCAGGCTCGCAATGTCGGCGTCGTTTTCCAGTCCTATGCGCTCTATCCGCACATGACGGTTACCGAGAACATCGGTTTTCCGCTGAAGGTGAAGGGCATGCCGGCTGCCGAGATCCGCAAGGAGGTCGACCTTATCGCCGCCCTCGTGCAGATCGGCAACCTGATGGGCCGCAGGCCGGCCGAGCTTTCCGGCGGCCAGCAGCAGCGCGTCGCCTTGGCGCGCGCGCTGATCCGCAAGCCGGATGTGCTGCTGCTCGATGAACCGCTCGCCAATCTCGACGCCAAGCTGCGCCTCGAAATGCGATCGGAAATCCGCCGCCTGCAACGCGAAACCGGCATCACCGCCATTCTCGTCACCCACGACCAGGTCGAGGCGATGAGCATGTGCGACCGCATCGCCATCATGAAGGAAGGCGAGATCGTCCAGATCGCCACGCCGGCCGAGATGTACAATGATCCGAAGACCGCCTTCGTCGCCGGCTTTCTCGGCAATCCGCCGATCACCTTCCTGCGCGGCGTGGTGGACAAGGGCGCATTCACAATCCCGCAAAGCGAGATCCGCGTGCCGCTGCCCGATACCGTCGGTGCCGCCGAAGGTACCAAGCTGATGCTCGGCGTCCGGCCCGAGCATTTCACGCCGGCAGGCGACATCGCCGTGCCGGGCAAGGTCACCTTCGCCGAAACGCAGGGCCGCGAGAACCTCTACGACGTGGCTCTTGCCGGCGGACCGCTGTTGCGTTCGATCCAGCCGGTCCGTAGCGATGTTCATGTCGGCGACGACGTCCGCTGGGCGATCGACAGCCGCGGCATATTCGTTTTCGACGAAAATGGCAGGAGGCTCTGA
- a CDS encoding glycerophosphodiester phosphodiesterase, translating to MTRDFSVFFQRYGWPAAKGRLPFCIGHRGASGHERENTIAAFRRAAELGAEMWELDTQLTKDGVVVVSHDDHLDRVFGIDRRISEMTAAELGALEGVDVPSFSEVAALGRETGTGLYVELKAPGTGMRCWRHLVEMNQRFACLGSFDTAQVRELSDAACDFPLSVLIRVDHDPHALGDEAGADILHLCWERAGERPQDLVTDALMRRAFDAGREIVLWHEERPAVLDDIMKLPVLGICTDLPDLMRPPAVKENAIGRQG from the coding sequence ATGACCCGCGATTTCTCGGTATTCTTCCAGCGTTACGGTTGGCCAGCGGCCAAGGGCCGGCTTCCCTTCTGCATCGGCCATCGCGGCGCCAGTGGCCATGAACGCGAGAATACGATCGCCGCTTTCCGCCGTGCCGCCGAACTCGGCGCGGAAATGTGGGAGCTCGACACGCAACTGACCAAGGACGGCGTGGTCGTCGTCTCGCATGACGACCATCTCGATCGTGTCTTCGGCATCGACCGCCGCATTTCCGAAATGACGGCGGCGGAGCTTGGCGCACTCGAGGGCGTCGACGTGCCGAGTTTTTCAGAGGTCGCCGCACTCGGCCGCGAGACCGGGACCGGCCTTTACGTAGAGCTGAAGGCGCCTGGGACCGGCATGCGCTGCTGGCGGCACCTTGTCGAAATGAACCAACGTTTCGCCTGTCTCGGCTCCTTCGACACGGCACAGGTGCGCGAACTTAGCGACGCGGCCTGCGACTTTCCGCTTTCGGTGCTGATCCGGGTCGACCACGATCCGCATGCGCTCGGCGACGAGGCCGGCGCCGATATCCTGCATCTGTGCTGGGAGAGGGCCGGCGAACGTCCGCAGGATCTGGTGACCGACGCGCTGATGCGCCGCGCTTTCGATGCTGGCCGCGAGATCGTGCTCTGGCACGAGGAGCGGCCGGCCGTTCTCGATGACATCATGAAGCTTCCGGTTCTCGGCATCTGCACGGATCTACCCGATCTGATGCGGCCGCCTGCGGTTAAGGAAAATGCAATTGGCAGACAGGGATAA
- a CDS encoding LacI family DNA-binding transcriptional regulator: MADRDKGPRKVTSFDVARVAGVSRAAVSRAFTPDASVSPKTREKVYQAAKELGYRVNYLARSLTNKRSDLVGVVAAGLDNPFRTLQIENLARVLLSRNFRPILLPTSPEADISTVIGQLLHYAVSGVIVTSDAPPTEICEQCAAEGVPIVLINKGNDIPFVDRIISDDRMAGHLAATHLIDSGVQKPAVMAAPAISYTARRRSEAFIARCKQLGVEAQFLQIRINDYRSGYDAAAELAASGIDGLFCANDYMACGVIDRVMRGRGRDDAPPLPIIGHDDIPQASWTAYDLTTIRQPCDVQAEKTIDLLMSRMAEPDLTARVEFTPVTLIKRRTA; this comes from the coding sequence TTGGCAGACAGGGATAAGGGACCGCGCAAGGTAACCTCCTTCGACGTGGCGCGTGTGGCCGGCGTCTCGCGCGCTGCCGTGTCGCGCGCCTTCACGCCGGATGCCAGCGTCTCGCCGAAGACGCGCGAGAAGGTCTACCAGGCCGCCAAGGAACTTGGCTACCGGGTCAACTATCTTGCTCGAAGCCTGACTAACAAACGCTCCGATCTCGTCGGCGTCGTCGCCGCCGGCCTCGATAATCCGTTCCGCACGCTGCAGATCGAGAATCTCGCAAGAGTGCTGCTTTCTCGCAATTTCCGCCCCATCCTGCTGCCGACCTCGCCTGAGGCGGATATTTCGACAGTCATCGGCCAGTTGCTGCATTACGCCGTCTCCGGCGTCATCGTCACCTCCGACGCGCCGCCGACCGAGATCTGCGAGCAGTGCGCGGCCGAAGGCGTGCCGATCGTGCTGATCAACAAGGGCAACGACATCCCCTTCGTCGACCGCATCATCTCCGACGACCGCATGGCCGGCCATCTCGCCGCCACCCACCTGATCGACAGCGGCGTGCAAAAACCCGCCGTGATGGCCGCACCCGCCATATCCTACACGGCGCGGCGGCGCAGCGAGGCCTTCATCGCACGCTGCAAGCAGCTCGGCGTCGAGGCCCAGTTCCTGCAGATCAGGATCAACGACTACCGGAGCGGCTATGATGCGGCAGCCGAACTTGCCGCATCCGGCATCGACGGGCTGTTCTGCGCCAACGACTACATGGCCTGCGGCGTGATCGACCGCGTCATGCGGGGCCGCGGCCGCGATGACGCGCCGCCGTTGCCCATCATCGGTCATGACGACATTCCCCAGGCGAGCTGGACCGCTTACGATCTCACCACCATCCGTCAACCCTGCGACGTTCAGGCCGAAAAGACGATCGACCTGCTGATGAGCCGGATGGCTGAGCCGGACCTGACGGCGCGTGTCGAATTCACGCCGGTGACACTGATCAAAAGAAGGACTGCGTGA